A part of Dasypus novemcinctus isolate mDasNov1 chromosome 7, mDasNov1.1.hap2, whole genome shotgun sequence genomic DNA contains:
- the SFT2D3 gene encoding vesicle transport protein SFT2C, with amino-acid sequence MADLQRQLQEYLAQAKAGRSAAAVPLLTAEQAEEPEAKAGAAGPGLSRAGLRWAWARGPAEPEPKATCVPSVTRTQRLAASGLCLLLAALCFGLAALYAPVLLLRARKFALLWSLGSALALAGGALLRGGAACERLLRGEEVPSRPALLYVAALGATLYAALKLRSTPLTVIGACAQVAALLTMLLGLLPWGGVSALRLALGRLGPRASLAKTLPV; translated from the coding sequence ATGGCGGACCTCCAACGCCAGCTCCAGGAGTACTTGGCGCAGGCGAAAGCCGGCAGGTCGGCGGCCGCTGTGCCGCTGCTCACCGCGGAGCAGGCGGAGGAGCCCGAGGCGAAGGCCGGGGCGGCAGGGCCGGGACTGAGCCGCGCTGGCCTGCGCTGGGCTTGGGCGCGCGGCCCCGCGGAGCCGGAGCCGAAGGCGACGTGCGTGCCGAGCGTGACGCGCACCCAGCGGCTGGCGGCGAGCGGTCTGTGCCTGCTGCTGGCCGCGCTCTGCTTCGGCTTGGCCGCCCTCTACGCGCCCGTGTTGCTGCTGCGCGCCCGCAAGTTCGCGCTGCTCTGGTCGCTGGGCTCCGCGCTGGCCCTGGCGGGCGGCGCACTGCTGCGGGGCGGCGCGGCGTGCGAGCGGCTGCTGCGGGGCGAGGAGGTGCCGTCGCGGCCCGCGCTGCTCTACGTGGCTGCGCTGGGCGCCACGCTCTACGCTGCGCTGAAGCTGCGCAGCACGCCGCTGACGGTGATCGGGGCCTGCGCGCAGGTGGCGGCGCTGCTGACCATGCTACTCGGCCTGCTGCCGTGGGGCGGTGTCTCTGCGCTGCGCCTCGCCC